In Thermodesulfobacteriota bacterium, a single genomic region encodes these proteins:
- a CDS encoding ABC transporter substrate-binding protein codes for MKKGCFVSVVVLFLSLWAFSAVAAEKLTVMLDWFPNVDHLPIYVARQQGYFSEKGLEIKILSPSDTSDALKLAASGSVDIAVSYQPQTIIAASEGINITVVGRLIEHPLTTLLFLKGKGINKPSDLEGKKIGYTVPGLMDVLLKAFARINGIKNYTPINVGFTIVQSLAAGKVDAIMGPFKTYETVAMRHRGYQAGYFELEQWGIPDYDELIFVCGATALKEKERAIKIFSTAVNRGIAYSRANPEKALEQYFKAVPEADRRTETEAFKLTLPYFCYSQQHDVRRWQRFADFAHKYGLVDRPVDVKSVIKVWEK; via the coding sequence ATGAAAAAAGGATGTTTCGTTTCAGTTGTGGTACTTTTTTTATCCCTCTGGGCATTTTCCGCTGTTGCTGCTGAAAAACTCACGGTTATGCTCGACTGGTTTCCCAATGTGGATCATCTTCCGATTTATGTGGCCAGGCAGCAGGGATATTTTTCCGAAAAAGGACTGGAAATCAAAATACTGAGCCCTTCAGACACTTCAGATGCGCTCAAGCTTGCCGCTTCCGGCAGTGTGGATATTGCTGTTTCCTACCAGCCTCAGACCATTATTGCCGCTTCAGAAGGGATAAATATCACTGTCGTTGGTCGCCTGATCGAACACCCTTTGACCACCTTGCTTTTTTTAAAAGGAAAAGGGATAAACAAACCTTCGGATCTGGAAGGCAAAAAGATAGGCTACACGGTTCCGGGTTTAATGGATGTTCTGCTTAAGGCGTTTGCCCGAATCAACGGCATTAAAAACTACACCCCCATAAATGTCGGGTTTACCATAGTACAGTCCTTGGCAGCAGGAAAAGTCGACGCGATTATGGGGCCGTTTAAAACCTATGAAACTGTTGCAATGCGGCACAGGGGATATCAAGCCGGCTATTTTGAGCTGGAACAGTGGGGCATACCGGATTACGATGAACTGATTTTCGTATGCGGCGCAACCGCCTTGAAAGAAAAAGAAAGGGCGATAAAAATATTTTCCACCGCAGTTAACAGGGGTATTGCGTATTCCCGGGCAAATCCTGAAAAAGCGCTTGAGCAATATTTCAAAGCGGTTCCTGAAGCCGACCGAAGGACCGAAACCGAAGCATTTAAACTGACATTGCCGTATTTTTGTTACAGTCAGCAACACGATGTAAGGCGTTGGCAACGATTTGCCGATTTTGCACATAAATACGGTCTGGTGGATCGGCCGGTGGATGTAAAATCAGTGATTAAAGTGTGGGAGAAATGA
- a CDS encoding HD domain-containing protein, translating into MDPIEIISKYYTPGSKLFDIMVNHGRQVAKKALDAADKVPHLKCDRDFIKEAAMLHDIGVFLTAWPKKGCFGKHPYVCHGYLGRELLEKNRLPKHALVCERHVGLGITKEEIISHHLPLPQRDMCPVSIEEQIICYADKFFSKNGQLKATEKPVEKILKRLEKYGRDKVLRFQSWVDLFS; encoded by the coding sequence ATGGACCCAATTGAAATTATAAGTAAGTATTATACTCCGGGATCAAAGCTGTTTGATATCATGGTGAATCATGGCCGACAGGTTGCAAAAAAAGCTCTTGACGCCGCAGACAAAGTACCTCACCTCAAGTGTGACAGGGATTTTATCAAAGAAGCGGCCATGCTCCATGATATCGGTGTTTTTCTGACTGCCTGGCCGAAAAAAGGCTGCTTTGGTAAACACCCTTATGTTTGCCACGGATATCTGGGCCGTGAACTTCTGGAAAAAAACCGATTGCCGAAACATGCCCTGGTATGTGAACGACACGTGGGTCTCGGCATTACCAAAGAAGAAATCATATCTCATCATCTTCCTCTTCCCCAGCGCGACATGTGCCCTGTTTCCATAGAAGAACAGATTATCTGTTATGCCGACAAGTTTTTTTCTAAAAACGGCCAGTTAAAAGCAACAGAAAAACCGGTTGAAAAAATCTTAAAGCGTCTTGAAAAATACGGCCGCGACAAGGTTCTGCGATTCCAATCGTGGGTAGATCTTTTTAGTTGA